A window of Sphingomonas astaxanthinifaciens DSM 22298 genomic DNA:
GGAGGGCGGGGAGGTTGGGCCCATAACCCTCGGCCTGGCGGTCGGGGATATGGATGAACGGCTCGGACCCGAGCTGGCGCAGCAACAGCGTCAGCAGCGCGCTGCTGGTCGCGCCGTCGACGTCATAGTCACCGAAAATGGCGATCCGCTCGCCCGCCATGATCGCCGCGGCGACGCGCTCGGCGGCCGCGTCCATGTCGCGAAAGGCGCTCGGATCGGGCAGCAGGTCGCGGATCGTGGGCGCGCGGTAGCGGTCGAGCTCGTGCGGCGCGACCCCCCGGCCGAGCAGCAGCTCGTCGACCAGGGTCGTCCCCATCTTCTCTTCCGATTGCGGCCGCCGCCAGCGCCATGGCTGTCCGGACAGCGACCGTTCCACCCCAAGCGCCGCACTCATCGCTGCGACGATAGCAGCTCCGCCTGCAAAAGACTCGCCTCTTTTCGCGGCAGCGAGGGGAGGCGATGCCCGCCCGATCCGCTGCCCGCGACGTCGATCAGCAGGCTGGCGATGCCGAACCGGCGCGACAGTCCATTTTCGGTCAGGTCGATGCTCTGGATGTTGGCGAGCGGGATGATCACCGTCCGCCGCCGCCACCAGCCGGTGCGGATCAGCAGCCGGTCGCCTTCGCGGACAAAGGCCGTGCCCCGCCACTCGAGCCAGCGCAGCGGCCCAAGCACCAGCAGCAGCGGAAAGACCGGCAGCAGGGCGAGGCAGAAGAGCGTGACATGCGCCCTGTCCACCCGCTGCCAGGCCGTGGCCTCGGACGGAAGCGACCAGCCGAGCTCGCCCGCCACCGGCGCCAGCTCGTCCCAAGTCGCCAGCGGCGCCAGCACATGGTCCCTGGCGTCCTTTCCCTCGCTGGTGTCGCTCGCCAGGCTCTCGACCGCGAACCGGTAATAGCCCAGCCGCTGGCGGATCGGCCCGGTCGCGATGACCCCGGCCTGGATCCGCCGGAGCGGCAGCGAGACGTCGGTCCTGGTCAATAGCCCGCGCCGCCGCCGGAGCGCGCGGCCGCTGCGGGTCAGGGTGAAGCCCCATTCGCGCGGCAAGGTCCGGACCACCCCCGTCGCGATCCCGACCAGCACCAGCACCAGCAGGCCCCAGGTCGCCACGCCGAAGCGATGCGACAGCACCCACGTGCCAAGCCCGCCGTCGGACAGGATCGGACGCCAGAACCTGCGGCTGAAGGGGTCGACATCGAGGACATTGCCGAGCGTCTGGCTGGCACCGAACAGCGCCGCGAACAGCGCCAGGCTGAAGCTCAGGAAGCCAAGCGTCACCACCCGCCGCACGTCCATCGCGAACAGGGGCGCGGGCTCGGCCTCGGCCTCGCCTTCCGCGACGGCCGAGGGCACGGCCCCGCCGCTGCGCCGCGCCCGGACCAATGCGCGCAAGGCCTCGGCACGGGCCAGCGACACCGCCTCGAGCACGCCTTCCTCCTTGCCCGCGGTCGAGCTTCCGGTCTCGAGCGTCACCCGCGCGACCCCGAGCAGCCGTTGCAACAGGGGCTGGGCGATGCTGACGTCCTGCACCCGGTCGAAGGGGATGGTGCGGTGGTTGCGGTGGAGGATCCCGCTGTCGATCCGGATCGCGTCCTCGCCCACCCGGAAGGAGAAGCGCCACCAGTGGAGCAGCACGGCCGCCAGCGTCACCGCCACGATCCCGCCCAGCATCACAAACGCGACGAAGGTCTGGCCCTTGAAGGCGAAATAGCCGCCCGCGGCGATCCCGCCGAACAGGTTGCGCGCCGCCGCCCCCAATCCGCTCAGGAGCGCGACCGGGTGGAGATGTTCGGCCGGTGCCTGGTCGGCGGTCACGCGGCGTCCGGATCGGCCTGGATGTGACCGCGGATCACGCCCGCCAGTTCGGCGGCGCGGGCAGGGCTGAGGCCGGGGAGGGTGACCGTGCTGTTCTGCGTGCCCGCCGTGTGGACCACCAGGCTCGCAGTCCCGAACATCTTGTCGAGCGGCCCGCGGGCGATGTCGAGATGCTGGACCCTCGTCAGCGGCACCAGCGTGTCGGTGTGGAACATCCAGCCGCGCACCACCCGCAGCAGCGCGGGCTCGAGCGCATAGCCCAGCCGCCGCCACACCCGCTGGGGCGCAATCACCACCGTCATCAGTGCGAGCAGCGGGACCAGCACCATCAGCAGTCCCCCGAACGGGGTCTCGGCCAGGACCAGCCGGTCGAGCACCACCGAGCCGACGACCAGCGGCAGCCAGATCAGCAGGTTGTGGATCCGCAGCACCTGCCGGTAGCCGGGCTCGACCCGCTCCAGACCCGGGGTCGTCTCGCCATCGTCATCGACTGTCATAGACGCATAATACAGCGCGCCTGACCGGCGTCAAACGTCCTTGCGATGCTCGCCGGAAATCCGCCGCACCGTGCCCGAGCTCGCCCGCATGACGATGCTCTCGGTGGTGATCATGCTCTTGCGGCGCTTGACGCCCTTGAGCAGCGACCCGTCGGTGACGCCGGTCGCAGCGAAGATGCAGTCGCCCTTGGCCATGTCGTCGAGCTTGTAGATCCGGTCGAGGTCCTCGATCCCCCAGCGATGCGCGCGGGCGCGCTCGTCGTCGTTGCGGAACAGCAGCTTGCCCTCGATCTGCCCGCCGACGCAGCGCAGCGCCGCGGCCGCCAGCACGCCCTCGGGCGCGCCGCCCGAACCCATGTAGATGTCGACCGTGGTCTCGGGATCGGTGGTCGCGATCACGCCCGCGACGTCGCCGTCGGGGATGAGCATGATGCCGCAGCCGAGCGCGCGCAGTTCGGCGATGATCTCGGCATGGCGCGGCCGGTCGAGGACGCAGGCGATGATCTCGTGCGGTTCCACGCCTTTGGCCGCGGCGAGGCTGCGGACATTCTCGGTCGGCGAACGTTCGAGGCTGACCGTGCCCGGCGCATAGCCCGGCCCGATCGCCAGCTTCTGCATGTAGACGTCGGGTGCGTTCAAGAGGCACCCGGCCTCCGCGATCGCCAGCACGGCGAGCGAATTGGGCCCGGCCTTGGCGGTGATGGTGGTGCCTTCCAGCGGATCGAGCGCGATGTCGATCTTGGGGCCGGTGCCCTGCTCGGAGCCGACCTTTTCACCGATGTAAAGCATCGGCGCCTCGTCGCGCTCGCCCTCGCCGATCACCACGGTGCCGTCCATCGGCAGCTCGTTCAGCGCCGCGCGCATCGCCTCG
This region includes:
- a CDS encoding PH domain-containing protein; protein product: MTADQAPAEHLHPVALLSGLGAAARNLFGGIAAGGYFAFKGQTFVAFVMLGGIVAVTLAAVLLHWWRFSFRVGEDAIRIDSGILHRNHRTIPFDRVQDVSIAQPLLQRLLGVARVTLETGSSTAGKEEGVLEAVSLARAEALRALVRARRSGGAVPSAVAEGEAEAEPAPLFAMDVRRVVTLGFLSFSLALFAALFGASQTLGNVLDVDPFSRRFWRPILSDGGLGTWVLSHRFGVATWGLLVLVLVGIATGVVRTLPREWGFTLTRSGRALRRRRGLLTRTDVSLPLRRIQAGVIATGPIRQRLGYYRFAVESLASDTSEGKDARDHVLAPLATWDELAPVAGELGWSLPSEATAWQRVDRAHVTLFCLALLPVFPLLLVLGPLRWLEWRGTAFVREGDRLLIRTGWWRRRTVIIPLANIQSIDLTENGLSRRFGIASLLIDVAGSGSGGHRLPSLPRKEASLLQAELLSSQR
- a CDS encoding PH domain-containing protein; translation: MTVDDDGETTPGLERVEPGYRQVLRIHNLLIWLPLVVGSVVLDRLVLAETPFGGLLMVLVPLLALMTVVIAPQRVWRRLGYALEPALLRVVRGWMFHTDTLVPLTRVQHLDIARGPLDKMFGTASLVVHTAGTQNSTVTLPGLSPARAAELAGVIRGHIQADPDAA
- the glpX gene encoding class II fructose-bisphosphatase — encoded protein: MINASHVLDRVLVLEMVRVTEAAAIAASALVGRGDEKAADAAAVEAMRAALNELPMDGTVVIGEGERDEAPMLYIGEKVGSEQGTGPKIDIALDPLEGTTITAKAGPNSLAVLAIAEAGCLLNAPDVYMQKLAIGPGYAPGTVSLERSPTENVRSLAAAKGVEPHEIIACVLDRPRHAEIIAELRALGCGIMLIPDGDVAGVIATTDPETTVDIYMGSGGAPEGVLAAAALRCVGGQIEGKLLFRNDDERARAHRWGIEDLDRIYKLDDMAKGDCIFAATGVTDGSLLKGVKRRKSMITTESIVMRASSGTVRRISGEHRKDV